TGCGTCTGGATCTTTGTCGGGCGGTCCCCAGCGAAACGGCCGCGACTCTTGCACCGAGGACTCCGTGACTTCGCTGCTTTCCAGATCGACCGCGTAATATTTTCGCGGCGCACCTTGCGGCGAACCGAAGTGAGCATCATCGTCAAACAGCACGCGGATAAAAGTTCGTCTTCCATCGAAACCGCGAATCTCGCCGCTATGGATATTTTTCACCGGTCGACCCGTCGTACGCTTGGCGAACTCAATCGCAGCCGCGATCAAGCGACGATCTGGCGGAAAGGTAGCGAGATAGACCCCGCGCAGCAGCAACAAACCAGCAGCGATGGCTGGAATGCCAAAGACGATCCACATTCCCCAATGAAACACGCGGTTGGTTACCCGTAAGCAGCGACTCGATGCGAAACGGTTTATTTTACGCGAAAATGGGACGCAGGAGCAGTTCGGCAAACTACCGCCTAGCGGGAAGTAGAAAAGGGCCAGTGACCTAAGCTAGAATAGCGATCGCCATCCTCCCACTTATTTCTCATCCAAGGGGACTTTATGCGAAGTTTGATCGTAACCTGCTGCCTAACGGCGGCGCTTGGCAGTGGGGCGTTGTCGCCCATGGCGCTGGCCCAAGCGGAAGACGAATCCAGCGACAAGGTGAAACAGCGGACTGAAGTTTATAAGACGATCGACAAAGTCGAATTGACGATGCACATCTTTGAGCCGTCTGGCCATACGGCTGACGCCAAGAGCCCGGCGATCGTTTTCTTTTTTGGGGGAGGGTGGAAGAGCGGATCGCCAACCCAGTTTTTCCCCCAATGCGAACATCTGGCGAAACAAGGAATGGTCGCGATGGCGGCCGACTATCGGGTCGCATCGCGCCATCAGGTGACCGCTGACGCCTGCGTCGCCGACGCCAAGAGCGCCATTCGTTGGGCACGGACCAACAGCAAACGCCTCGGGATTGACCCCGATCGGATTGTCGCCGGCGGCGGATCGGCCGGCGGACATCTGGCGGCCTGCACCGCGGTGATCGACGAATTTGATGAGCCGAGTGAAGATGCGGCCGTCAGCAGTCGTCCCAATGCGTTGGTCTTATTCAATCCGGCCGTGATCCTAGCGCCTGAGAAAAAGCTGCCGCCGATTGTGCAAAAGCGGCTGACCGGACTCGCCAAACGATTGGGGACTGAGCCGGTAAATCTTTCCCCGTATCACCATCTTCGCGCTCCGATGCCGCCGACGATTATTTTTCATGGAAAATCGGATGGAACCGTTCCGTACGTGACCGTCGAGAAATACTGCGAGAAAATGCAAGAATTGGGTGGTCTGTGCAAGCTGGTCGGTTATGACGACGCTGGGCACGGCTTCTTTAACCACGGGCGCGGCGACAATAGCGCCTACCTCGACACAACCAAGCAAATGACGCAGTTTTTGCAGGAGCACGGCTTTCTGTAGTCACGCCCCCCATCGAAGCTGCCGCCGCCGAACGGAAGGCATACGGCTGGCCGATATTTACCTCGGCTGGCCTGTTGCCGGCTAGAATCGATCCGCAAACCGCTTACGATTGGAAGTTTACGGCTTGACGATTCACCTTTAGCGCGAGATTCTGCGTGCCGGCATTTACGCACCATATTTTCATTTGCGAAAATCGTCGCGCGGCGGGCCATCCCCGCGGCTCGTGCGACGAGCAAGGTCACGGCGACCTGAAAGATGCTTTGAAGAAAGAGCTGAAGCGTCATGGATTGAAAGGGGAAGTTCGCGCCAACAGCGCTGGCTGCCTGGATCAATGCGAATGCGGTCCAGTGTTGGTGATTTACCCGCAAGCGATCTGGTATGGAGCCGTCACGCTGCAAGATGTGCCGCGGATTGTCGAAGAGACGGTGGTGAATGGCCGCGTGCTGGAAGATTTGCGGATACCGGAAGCAGCGCTCAATACGAAAGGGAAGGTTCCTTTCCGGCGCTCCAACTGCCAAGGATGCGACGGCGCCGCAGGAACAAGTGAGTAACCGATGAGAATCGTAGTATTAGGCGCCGGGACGATCGGTTCGTGGATCGCCGACCTGATGTGCCGTAATCGTCATAGCGTGACGGTGGTCGATCGGGACCCCGAAACGGTCCGTCGTTTGAATAACGAGTTGGACGTTCGCGCCTTGTGCGGATCGGCGTCGGAGTCGGCCGTGCTGTTTCAGGCCGATATTCTGGGTTGCGATCTTTGTCTTTCGGTCACCGGCGACGACGAGGTGAACATCGTCGCCGCGAGTATGGCCAAAGCGATGGGCGCTCGTCGAACCGTCGCCCGCGTGTATGGCCGAGTCTTTCGCGACTTGAGCACGTTTGACTATCAGGAACATTTCAAAATCGATCGCCTGCTCAGCCTTGAGCATCTCTCGGCGATTGAATTCTTGCGCGGCATTCGCACGCCGGGCAGCGCGGTGATGGAAAACTTCGCTCGCGGCGAATTGGAAGTGCAGGAGATTGTTTGCGGCGAAGCGACGCGCGCGATGGGACAACCGCTCAAGTCATTAGAGCTTCCGCGCGGTTCGCGTATCGGCACGATCCAGCGCGACGGCAAGATGTGGATCGCCGGCGCGAACGACTCGATTGCGGCCGGCGACCGGATCACGGTGATCGGCAGTCGTGAAAATATCGACGAAGCCAAAGGGAAATTTCAGGCCAAGCCAGACGTGCGTCGCTCGGTGGTGATCGCCGGCGGCGGCGAGACCGGCTTGCACCTGGCCCGCATGCTCGAAGGGCATCGCTTCAACGTTTCGCTGATGGAAACGAACAAAGAACGCTGCGAGTATCTGTCACGACTGCTTGAACATACGACCGTTATTTTGGCCGATGCGACGCGCCGCGTCGTGTTGGAAGAAGAGCGAATCAACGCCTGCGACGTCTTTGTCGCATGTACCGGCGACGATGAAAACAACATTATGGCCTGCGTCGAAGCAGGCGAACTCGGCGCGCCGCAATTGATGGCGATCGTCCAGCGTCCCGATTACGCCAATGTGGTCAACAAGCTGGGGATCAACCTGGCCGTTAGTCCGCGTAACGTGATGGCTCGCCAAGTGCTGGGCTTTTTGAACAGCGGACCGATCGTTACTCGCAAGCAGATCCCCGGCGGCAGCATCGCGATCGTTGAGATCGAAGTGTTAGTCGGAGCCCAAGCGACCGAGCATGTGTTGGCCAACTTGAAACTGCCGCCGCAATGTTTGATCGCCGCAGTAATGTCGTCAGATTACGTTCGCGTACCGACTGCCGATGATCGGCTGAGCCCGGGTGACACGGTTATCGCGCTGGTGGAAGACGGCGCGGTCGATGCGATGCTCGAATTGTTTCACACCAATGGTCGCTAGCCTCCACAGAGCGCCGCAAGACGATAAGCGCCGATGAACTTTCGCCTGGTTTGCAAATTTTTGTCGATCGTCGCTTTGCTGATCGGCATCACGATGGTATTCAGCCTGCCGTGGGCCTTTCCTGCGCTGGGGCATCGTACGTCGGAAGCGGCGATTGGTTTTGAGACGGCCGGATTTCAAGCGCTAGTCATTTCGATCGGCACTTGTTTTGTTTCTTGGGCGAGTCTTTCGTACTACGGCCGTACCTCCAAGGGAGAACTCTTTCGCAAAGAAGCGATGGCGGTCGTCGGACTTAGCTGGGTTTTGGCGACCGTGCTGGGAGGTTTGCCGTTCGTCTTGAGCGGCGCTTCACGCAGTTTGTCGGTCCGCTTGTTTGAGGACGCAGCGCATCCGCCGCAGGTCTTCAACGAGAACGTCGCGCCCATTACGCCGCTGCAATACCGGCTGGTGACGATTTTGAAAGACGCGCATGCGGTTGGCGTCTCACGAGATCAATTGACCACGGCCGACGAAGGGGAAGAGTTGGTCGCCGCCTTTGACCAGTTGAAGGGGCTGCCCGAGTGGACTGATGCGTTGATCGCGCCCGAACAAGAGCCGGCGCCGCTGGATCGTTTCGATCATTATCGGATTCGCCCGATCAAGATGAATCTGGCCGATGCGTTGTTCGAATCGCAATCGGGGTTTAGCACGACCGGCGCGACGGTGATCGCCGACTTGGAAGATCCGGTGTTGGTGCCGCATTGCATCTTGTTCTGGCGCAGCAGCACGCACTTGCTGGGCGGGCTGGGAATCATCGTG
The nucleotide sequence above comes from Blastopirellula sp. J2-11. Encoded proteins:
- a CDS encoding alpha/beta hydrolase — translated: MRSLIVTCCLTAALGSGALSPMALAQAEDESSDKVKQRTEVYKTIDKVELTMHIFEPSGHTADAKSPAIVFFFGGGWKSGSPTQFFPQCEHLAKQGMVAMAADYRVASRHQVTADACVADAKSAIRWARTNSKRLGIDPDRIVAGGGSAGGHLAACTAVIDEFDEPSEDAAVSSRPNALVLFNPAVILAPEKKLPPIVQKRLTGLAKRLGTEPVNLSPYHHLRAPMPPTIIFHGKSDGTVPYVTVEKYCEKMQELGGLCKLVGYDDAGHGFFNHGRGDNSAYLDTTKQMTQFLQEHGFL
- a CDS encoding (2Fe-2S) ferredoxin domain-containing protein, which translates into the protein MPAFTHHIFICENRRAAGHPRGSCDEQGHGDLKDALKKELKRHGLKGEVRANSAGCLDQCECGPVLVIYPQAIWYGAVTLQDVPRIVEETVVNGRVLEDLRIPEAALNTKGKVPFRRSNCQGCDGAAGTSE
- the trkA gene encoding Trk system potassium transporter TrkA, which encodes MRIVVLGAGTIGSWIADLMCRNRHSVTVVDRDPETVRRLNNELDVRALCGSASESAVLFQADILGCDLCLSVTGDDEVNIVAASMAKAMGARRTVARVYGRVFRDLSTFDYQEHFKIDRLLSLEHLSAIEFLRGIRTPGSAVMENFARGELEVQEIVCGEATRAMGQPLKSLELPRGSRIGTIQRDGKMWIAGANDSIAAGDRITVIGSRENIDEAKGKFQAKPDVRRSVVIAGGGETGLHLARMLEGHRFNVSLMETNKERCEYLSRLLEHTTVILADATRRVVLEEERINACDVFVACTGDDENNIMACVEAGELGAPQLMAIVQRPDYANVVNKLGINLAVSPRNVMARQVLGFLNSGPIVTRKQIPGGSIAIVEIEVLVGAQATEHVLANLKLPPQCLIAAVMSSDYVRVPTADDRLSPGDTVIALVEDGAVDAMLELFHTNGR